The Oncorhynchus nerka isolate Pitt River linkage group LG12, Oner_Uvic_2.0, whole genome shotgun sequence genome includes a region encoding these proteins:
- the LOC115137907 gene encoding macrophage mannose receptor 1-like isoform X1, protein MNRDSTVPDQVQEVCYYVMDKKVLVLFLSGLYTLSSCLAHEYHFVNMNKTWTEAQRYCREKYTDLATIENMEDMKRLINTVDSGYIGSAWIGLEKGEWQWSLADRDYSQGYVNWEETEPNNAGGKEDCVFMRRSGQWNDALCNVQHFFICNGMKNSKESFHFINEAKTWHEAQSYCRKYYTDLASVRNQTQNHEVVTVAAANEGWIGLFRDSWKWSAGSNSSFTYWIKEKPNNSKGNQDCASTRLNNLGRWDDMQCYINSPFICYGAPVKTQQVVRVKLTPKDQNMDLTDPAIQEAILQQFVFQIRKELREKGISDDVKLRWKEQTDGKIFHKEEKKN, encoded by the exons ATGAACAGAGACTCTACAGTACCAGATCAG GTACAAGAGGTCTGTTATTATGTCATGGACAAGAAGGTGCtggtcctgtttctctctg GGCTCTACACTCTCTCGTCATGCCTTGCTCATGAGTATCACTTTGTGAACATGAATAAGACCTGGACTGAAGCACAGAGATACTGCAGAGAGAAGTACACTGACCTGGCTACCATAGaaaacatggaggatatgaagagGCTGATCAACACTGTAGACAGTGGTTATATTGGATCAGCCTGGATAGGGTTGGAGAAGGGAGAGTGGCAGTGGTCTCTGGCAGACAGAGATTACAGTCAGGGATATGTCAACTGGGAAGAGACCGAACCCAATAATGCCGGAGGGAAGGAGGACTGTGTATTTATGAGACGCAGTGGTCAATGGAATGATGCCCTGTGTAACGTTCAACATTTCTTCATCTGCAATGGCA TGAAAAATTCTAAGGAGTCTTTCCATTTCATTAATGAGGCTAAAACGTGGCACGAGGCACAGAGTTACTGCAGGAAGTACTACACAGACCTGGCCAGTGTGAGGAACCAGACTCAGAACCATGAGGTAGTGACAGTGGCTGCTGCCAATGAAGGGTGGATCGGCCTGTTCAGAGACTCCTGGAAGTGGTCGGCCGGAAGTAACTCCTCATTCACATACTGGATAAAGGAAAAGCCCAACAATTCCAAAGGAAATCAGGACTGTGCCTCGACAAGGTTGAATAACTTGGGAAGATGGGATGATATGCAGTGTTACATAAACAGTCCCTTCATTTGCTACGGTG ctccagTGAAGACACAGCAGGTGGTGAGAGTGAAGCTGACCCCAAAGGACCAGAACATGGACCTGACTGATCCTGCCATTCAGGAGGCCATCTTGCAGCAG TTTGTGTTCCAGATAAGGAAAGAGCTGAGGGAGAAGGGGATTTCTGATGACGTCAAACTGAGATGGAAGGAGCAGACCGATGGAAAGATCTTCCACAAGGAAGAAAAGAAGAATTAA
- the LOC115137907 gene encoding C-type mannose receptor 2-like isoform X2, translated as MNRDSTVPDQVQEVCYYVMDKKVLVLFLSGLYTLSSCLAHEYHFVNMNKTWTEAQRYCREKYTDLATIENMEDMKRLINTVDSGYIGSAWIGLEKGEWQWSLADRDYSQGYVNWEETEPNNAGGKEDCVFMRRSGQWNDALCNVQHFFICNGMKNSKESFHFINEAKTWHEAQSYCRKYYTDLASVRNQTQNHEVVTVAAANEGWIGLFRDSWKWSAGSNSSFTYWIKEKPNNSKGNQDCASTRLNNLGRWDDMQCYINSPFICYGAPVKTQQVVRVKLTPKDQNMDLTDPAIQEAILQQIRKELREKGISDDVKLRWKEQTDGKIFHKEEKKN; from the exons ATGAACAGAGACTCTACAGTACCAGATCAG GTACAAGAGGTCTGTTATTATGTCATGGACAAGAAGGTGCtggtcctgtttctctctg GGCTCTACACTCTCTCGTCATGCCTTGCTCATGAGTATCACTTTGTGAACATGAATAAGACCTGGACTGAAGCACAGAGATACTGCAGAGAGAAGTACACTGACCTGGCTACCATAGaaaacatggaggatatgaagagGCTGATCAACACTGTAGACAGTGGTTATATTGGATCAGCCTGGATAGGGTTGGAGAAGGGAGAGTGGCAGTGGTCTCTGGCAGACAGAGATTACAGTCAGGGATATGTCAACTGGGAAGAGACCGAACCCAATAATGCCGGAGGGAAGGAGGACTGTGTATTTATGAGACGCAGTGGTCAATGGAATGATGCCCTGTGTAACGTTCAACATTTCTTCATCTGCAATGGCA TGAAAAATTCTAAGGAGTCTTTCCATTTCATTAATGAGGCTAAAACGTGGCACGAGGCACAGAGTTACTGCAGGAAGTACTACACAGACCTGGCCAGTGTGAGGAACCAGACTCAGAACCATGAGGTAGTGACAGTGGCTGCTGCCAATGAAGGGTGGATCGGCCTGTTCAGAGACTCCTGGAAGTGGTCGGCCGGAAGTAACTCCTCATTCACATACTGGATAAAGGAAAAGCCCAACAATTCCAAAGGAAATCAGGACTGTGCCTCGACAAGGTTGAATAACTTGGGAAGATGGGATGATATGCAGTGTTACATAAACAGTCCCTTCATTTGCTACGGTG ctccagTGAAGACACAGCAGGTGGTGAGAGTGAAGCTGACCCCAAAGGACCAGAACATGGACCTGACTGATCCTGCCATTCAGGAGGCCATCTTGCAGCAG ATAAGGAAAGAGCTGAGGGAGAAGGGGATTTCTGATGACGTCAAACTGAGATGGAAGGAGCAGACCGATGGAAAGATCTTCCACAAGGAAGAAAAGAAGAATTAA